The proteins below are encoded in one region of Shewanella algae:
- a CDS encoding AraC family transcriptional regulator, which yields MPNRQAISPTDTLASEARFDANGLIAAYPDARVLSKVLWMPRGHVDSWHCHNWHQLVFPASGLLQTQVRDTRFILPHNGALFIPATQEHESRVLVDTQFIGLYLDPAYSQGFPTQAKPLAVSPFLRELLLHLTQAPSPQASDARLRLLVVLKDEVIQAAPYRLGLLLPKDKRLLRIFDEQVARPALEMTLAQWAERVGASERTLSRLFARELGCSYPLWRQHLRLLSSLTQLEQGETVQQVAFQAGYQSDSAFICAFKGLFDQTPHQYRSQNRPT from the coding sequence TTGCCAAACCGCCAAGCTATTTCCCCAACAGATACCCTAGCTTCAGAAGCACGGTTCGATGCCAATGGGCTGATAGCGGCTTATCCCGACGCCCGGGTGCTCAGCAAAGTGCTGTGGATGCCCAGAGGGCATGTCGATAGCTGGCACTGCCACAACTGGCATCAGTTGGTGTTTCCGGCAAGCGGCCTGTTACAGACTCAGGTCAGGGATACCCGCTTTATACTGCCCCATAACGGCGCCCTGTTTATTCCGGCAACCCAGGAACATGAGTCCAGAGTCCTGGTGGATACCCAGTTCATCGGTCTCTACCTGGATCCCGCATATAGCCAGGGCTTTCCCACTCAGGCCAAACCCTTGGCAGTATCTCCCTTTCTAAGGGAATTGCTGCTGCATCTGACACAAGCACCCAGCCCGCAAGCCTCAGACGCAAGGTTGAGGTTATTGGTGGTTCTCAAGGATGAGGTGATCCAGGCGGCGCCCTATCGTTTGGGGTTACTGCTGCCAAAAGACAAACGTCTGCTGCGGATTTTTGATGAACAAGTTGCCAGACCGGCATTGGAAATGACTCTGGCCCAATGGGCCGAGCGGGTGGGCGCGTCCGAGCGCACTCTTTCCCGGCTGTTTGCCCGGGAGCTGGGTTGCAGCTATCCACTCTGGCGCCAGCACCTACGTTTGCTGAGTTCGCTGACGCAGTTGGAGCAAGGTGAAACAGTGCAACAGGTGGCATTTCAGGCGGGCTATCAGTCCGATTCTGCCTTTATCTGTGCCTTCAAAGGACTCTTTGACCAGACACCACACCAATACCGCAGCCAGAATAGGCCAACGTAG
- a CDS encoding acyl-CoA thioesterase: MEALSLDIQPRFNETDGLGHINNTVLPVWFEAAREPVFEIFNPGLDLTNWNLIVAGFTIAFKAPTYYGKTVRVLTSVSRIGNSSFEVLQQSWQGELLTAEAKTTLVHYDYSCEQSRPIPDEIRQRLQPLLRE; the protein is encoded by the coding sequence ATGGAAGCGTTAAGCCTGGATATTCAACCCAGATTCAATGAAACCGATGGCCTGGGCCATATCAATAACACTGTGCTCCCCGTGTGGTTTGAAGCCGCCAGAGAGCCTGTGTTCGAAATCTTCAACCCAGGTCTGGATCTGACCAACTGGAACCTGATAGTGGCCGGATTCACCATCGCCTTTAAGGCGCCCACCTATTACGGTAAGACAGTCAGAGTATTGACCTCGGTCAGCCGCATAGGCAACAGCTCGTTCGAAGTATTGCAGCAGAGTTGGCAGGGAGAGCTGCTTACCGCCGAAGCCAAGACCACCCTGGTGCACTACGACTACAGCTGTGAGCAGAGTCGACCTATTCCTGATGAGATCCGCCAGCGTCTGCAGCCTTTGCTGCGGGAGTGA
- a CDS encoding toxin-antitoxin system YwqK family antitoxin, which yields MERLFQPGLLTGLFLLIFSPLSSASELAHGPLTLPAGDNEQLSFFRDGEQLLAQIKGDNDSETLDSFPAATQVVAVFYQDLDGDEQREVLVMLKSGSELFIRGYGRDYSNWQWLQRLQPRLDRLAPSLKHFTVAEVRKQLKRWPPQQYLMTYDIDATDDANIRALLQGTLESDGQLLGYRDEEGRAVKRAEQAYSYRLKYPVRIKEGQTAFFLTASFERLSFGIGEAEGFMVTEVAYQRDDIEGEAGRSGPLLGFTPTGGTWGGVTLSAYYQGGKLHGSWASYSPRNGRINAAGDYRNGLQQGEWIEADFDGRFWRGQYVDGKQQGLWKLESEYDETLSLGFANYKDGLLHGEYEELLADFGSDAEPTPTKIWLKGAYLDNKRHGPWIEDGNRVTYDHGLKDGLWVEMDGESELRTHYHQGKKQGLRQRLDSSGKLLLEENYLADQLDGQSRYFYASGQLKKLSQFKQGKQDGQQLYFHENGQLSSLYDYQAYQDKEGRWYEILQGKVLRYSEQGQLLEVQQYRDARAEGRWYRFDKQGQLERLQNFSQGLDQGMQASFSPHGISSFRTVEKGISIGDGYRFHRNGQLQEINFYCDYDGAATSNNLCGWQHSFYEDGQDACFRRLSYGYEQEYICYDREGRLLKSQELTAANKMVERRYINGKLHKEEPRISVYNRMINGEQVYNFNGARFDGVVIGIYHDGRYETLYRDGKKICGKQFDPQGKLRAGKDKCEF from the coding sequence ATGGAACGACTATTCCAACCGGGCTTGCTCACAGGCTTATTTCTCCTTATTTTTTCCCCGCTTTCTTCAGCCTCTGAATTGGCTCACGGTCCGCTGACACTACCGGCAGGAGACAATGAGCAGTTGTCTTTCTTCCGGGATGGCGAGCAGCTGCTGGCCCAGATAAAGGGCGACAATGACAGTGAAACACTGGACAGCTTCCCGGCAGCAACTCAGGTTGTCGCCGTCTTTTATCAGGATCTCGATGGTGATGAGCAGCGGGAAGTCCTGGTGATGCTAAAGAGCGGCTCAGAACTTTTCATCAGGGGATATGGCCGGGACTACAGCAATTGGCAGTGGCTGCAGCGCCTGCAGCCCAGGCTTGACCGGCTGGCTCCTTCCCTCAAACACTTCACAGTGGCCGAAGTGCGCAAACAGTTGAAGCGCTGGCCACCGCAACAATATTTGATGACTTACGATATTGACGCCACTGATGACGCCAACATCAGGGCCTTGCTGCAAGGTACCCTGGAGAGTGACGGGCAACTCTTGGGTTACCGGGATGAAGAGGGGCGGGCAGTGAAGCGCGCCGAACAGGCGTACTCCTATCGGCTCAAGTATCCCGTCAGAATCAAAGAGGGACAGACAGCATTCTTCCTGACAGCCAGCTTCGAGCGGCTCAGCTTTGGTATTGGTGAAGCTGAAGGATTTATGGTGACCGAAGTGGCTTACCAGCGCGATGATATCGAGGGGGAGGCTGGTCGCAGTGGCCCGCTGTTGGGGTTTACTCCTACCGGTGGCACCTGGGGCGGTGTGACACTGAGTGCCTATTACCAGGGCGGTAAGTTGCATGGTAGTTGGGCCAGCTATAGCCCACGTAATGGCCGTATCAACGCCGCCGGTGACTATCGAAATGGCTTGCAGCAGGGCGAGTGGATAGAGGCTGACTTCGATGGTCGTTTTTGGCGGGGGCAGTACGTCGACGGCAAGCAACAGGGCCTGTGGAAGCTGGAATCCGAATATGACGAAACCTTGTCGCTGGGGTTTGCGAACTACAAAGATGGCTTATTGCATGGTGAATACGAGGAGCTTCTGGCCGATTTTGGCAGTGACGCCGAACCCACACCCACAAAAATCTGGCTCAAGGGTGCGTACCTTGACAACAAACGCCATGGCCCCTGGATTGAAGATGGCAACCGGGTGACTTATGACCATGGCTTGAAAGATGGCCTCTGGGTTGAGATGGATGGCGAATCTGAGCTGCGGACCCATTACCATCAAGGTAAGAAACAGGGACTGCGGCAGCGACTGGATAGCAGCGGTAAACTACTGCTGGAAGAAAATTATCTTGCCGATCAGCTTGATGGCCAGAGCCGTTACTTCTATGCCAGTGGCCAGTTGAAAAAGCTGTCGCAGTTCAAGCAGGGTAAGCAAGATGGCCAGCAGCTGTATTTCCATGAAAATGGTCAACTGAGCAGTTTGTATGATTATCAGGCGTACCAAGATAAAGAAGGTCGTTGGTATGAGATCCTTCAGGGAAAGGTTCTGCGATACAGTGAGCAGGGGCAACTGCTGGAGGTGCAGCAGTATCGTGATGCTCGCGCCGAAGGCCGCTGGTATCGCTTCGATAAACAGGGGCAACTGGAGCGCCTGCAAAACTTCAGTCAAGGGCTGGATCAGGGAATGCAGGCCAGCTTCAGCCCCCATGGGATCTCCTCTTTTCGGACCGTAGAAAAAGGGATATCCATAGGCGATGGCTATCGTTTTCACCGCAACGGCCAGTTGCAGGAGATCAACTTCTATTGCGATTATGACGGCGCGGCAACCAGCAATAACCTGTGCGGTTGGCAACACAGCTTCTATGAAGATGGTCAGGATGCTTGCTTCAGACGCCTCAGCTACGGTTATGAACAGGAATATATCTGCTATGACCGTGAGGGACGGCTGCTCAAGAGCCAGGAGCTGACGGCGGCCAACAAGATGGTTGAACGCCGTTACATCAATGGCAAGCTCCATAAGGAGGAGCCGAGGATCTCTGTATACAACCGGATGATCAATGGCGAACAGGTTTACAACTTCAATGGTGCCCGTTTCGATGGCGTGGTCATAGGCATCTATCACGATGGCCGCTATGAAACCCTGTATCGGGACGGCAAGAAAATTTGCGGCAAACAGTTTGATCCTCAAGGTAAGCTGAGGGCCGGCAAAGACAAGTGCGAGTTTTAA